One segment of Tamlana crocina DNA contains the following:
- a CDS encoding T9SS type A sorting domain-containing protein, producing the protein MKKITLKISVFLLFFMFALQVQAQPCPELYQEAGVYKIATCGLTPELYMTINGGTGQLEWAAEITSSPADATQLWTIQEHREPSSGGYVEITADLSGLGAGPFTMVVDQASFNGGTPADDQIRITARPGLPISDTGDVNYGYDQFQRRKATGWSGAGNNALFAKPPGQGNLRYGLVPTAAGEDVIFWDGADPNNVPLSINALRLIFVSTLSTTDFDTSSIFVSNPVNNELSVKGLAANVNHLSVFSLLGKEVLSRDINSESVNIDVSSLTSGMYLVKLSSDKGSFTKKFVKQ; encoded by the coding sequence ATGAAAAAAATTACTTTAAAAATTAGTGTATTCTTACTATTTTTTATGTTTGCACTTCAAGTACAAGCTCAACCATGTCCTGAGCTATATCAAGAAGCTGGTGTTTATAAGATTGCTACTTGTGGGTTGACTCCAGAACTTTACATGACCATTAATGGAGGTACAGGCCAGTTAGAGTGGGCTGCCGAAATAACATCCTCACCAGCTGATGCAACACAACTTTGGACTATACAAGAGCATAGAGAGCCATCTTCAGGTGGTTATGTAGAAATTACAGCAGACCTCTCTGGTCTTGGTGCTGGTCCTTTTACCATGGTTGTAGATCAAGCAAGTTTTAATGGGGGAACCCCAGCAGATGATCAAATTAGAATTACAGCTAGACCTGGTCTTCCAATAAGTGATACAGGTGATGTAAACTACGGTTATGACCAGTTTCAAAGAAGAAAAGCGACAGGTTGGTCAGGTGCTGGAAATAATGCGTTGTTCGCGAAACCACCAGGACAAGGAAATTTAAGATATGGTTTGGTCCCAACTGCTGCAGGAGAGGATGTTATTTTTTGGGATGGTGCGGATCCTAATAATGTTCCACTTTCAATTAACGCACTACGATTAATCTTTGTTTCTACATTAAGTACTACAGACTTTGATACAAGTTCAATTTTTGTTTCTAACCCAGTTAACAATGAATTAAGTGTTAAAGGGCTTGCTGCCAATGTAAACCACCTTTCTGTGTTTTCTTTACTCGGTAAGGAAGTTTTGAGTAGAGATATTAACTCAGAATCAGTAAATATTGATGTTAGTTCTTTAACTAGTGGAATGTATTTAGTTAAACTGAGTAGCGATAAAGGTTCTTTCACTAAAAAGTTTGTGAAGCAATAA